The following are encoded in a window of Lynx canadensis isolate LIC74 chromosome B1, mLynCan4.pri.v2, whole genome shotgun sequence genomic DNA:
- the MRPS18C gene encoding 28S ribosomal protein S18c, mitochondrial isoform X1: MAALVAVCSDLGRKKLAYFIKPALCLRDPKTHAVLWRSCSQYTQVASNEDLPIPMENPYKEPLKKCILCGKRVDYKNVQLLSQFISPFTGCIYGRHITGLCGKKQKEITKAIKRAQIMGFMPVTYKDPAYLKDPKVCNIKYRE, translated from the exons ATGGCGGCGCTCGTTGCTGTTTGCAGTGATCTAGGGAGGAAAAAGTTGGCGTACTTCATAAAGCCAGCTCTCTGCCTCAGAGATCCTAAGACTCACGCGG TGCTGTGGAGAAGCTGTTCACAATATACGCAGGTAGCCAGCAATGAGGACCTG CCCATTCCAATGGAAAATCCTTATAAGGAGcctcttaaaaaatgtattttgtgtgGAAAACGTGTAGATTATAAGAATGTACAG cTTTTGTCCCAGTTTATATCTCCATTTACTGGATGCATTTATGGAAGGCACATAAcag GTCTTtgtgggaagaaacagaaagaaatcacaaaagcaATTAAGAGAGCTCAAATAATGG ggTTTATGCCAGTTACATACAAGGATCCTGCATATCTCAAAGACCCTAAAGTTTGTAACATCAAGTATCGGGAGTAA
- the MRPS18C gene encoding 28S ribosomal protein S18c, mitochondrial isoform X2, with protein MAALVAVCSDLGRKKLAYFIKPALCLRDPKTHAVLWRSCSQYTQVASNEDLLLSQFISPFTGCIYGRHITGLCGKKQKEITKAIKRAQIMGFMPVTYKDPAYLKDPKVCNIKYRE; from the exons ATGGCGGCGCTCGTTGCTGTTTGCAGTGATCTAGGGAGGAAAAAGTTGGCGTACTTCATAAAGCCAGCTCTCTGCCTCAGAGATCCTAAGACTCACGCGG TGCTGTGGAGAAGCTGTTCACAATATACGCAGGTAGCCAGCAATGAGGACCTG cTTTTGTCCCAGTTTATATCTCCATTTACTGGATGCATTTATGGAAGGCACATAAcag GTCTTtgtgggaagaaacagaaagaaatcacaaaagcaATTAAGAGAGCTCAAATAATGG ggTTTATGCCAGTTACATACAAGGATCCTGCATATCTCAAAGACCCTAAAGTTTGTAACATCAAGTATCGGGAGTAA
- the MRPS18C gene encoding 28S ribosomal protein S18c, mitochondrial isoform X3, with the protein MAALVAVCSDLGRKKLAYFIKPALCLRDPKTHAVLWRSCSQYTQVASNEDLVFVGRNRKKSQKQLRELK; encoded by the exons ATGGCGGCGCTCGTTGCTGTTTGCAGTGATCTAGGGAGGAAAAAGTTGGCGTACTTCATAAAGCCAGCTCTCTGCCTCAGAGATCCTAAGACTCACGCGG TGCTGTGGAGAAGCTGTTCACAATATACGCAGGTAGCCAGCAATGAGGACCTG GTCTTtgtgggaagaaacagaaagaaatcacaaaagcaATTAAGAGAGCTCAAATAA